The candidate division KSB1 bacterium genome contains the following window.
TTTTTCTAAAAAACCGTATCCGAGAATATTGTGCACTTCATAGGCTAAACCGATAGTAGCTTCTGTAATGTCTTCATATTCTAATTTTACTTATCCGTGTACAATCGGGGTAAATCCGTGGCTTTATTTTTTCTATGTTTACCCACTGCATTCAACATAGAGCCATTCTTTTTTTAAATTACAGCTAACGATATTTTCCGGCGCTGCAGGGCTTTGACGCGCTGTCGTTGCAAATTCGAACAGACCTTTGAGATTTATTCACCTTGGCAAAACATAAAAGAACACCGACACAAAATGGCTAAAACTACCCATCAAAACAAACAAATGGAAGATAGCGTGATTGAGTTTTATTTTCTTAATGCTGTATAAAATTGCACCAATAGTGTAGGCCATTCCACCTGCAAAAAGCCAAAATAAACCTTCTAAAGGTAAATTATTAATTAATGGTTTGATGGCGAAAACGATAACCCAACCCATGAATACATACATTAGTGTCGAAATTAAATTATATTTCCCCGTAAAAAAAAGCTTCAAAATTATTCCAGTTAAAGCCAACCCCCAGGAAGTACCGAAAATCACCCAACCTATTGTACCCTGTAGAGTAACAAGTGTAAAAGGAGTGTAACTTCCAGCAATGAGAACATAAATAGCTGCGTGGTCAATGATTTTTAATCTGTTTCTTAACTCTGGTTTTTTAGCATTGTGGTAAAAAGTAGAAGCAGCATATAAAATAATTAAACTTGCTCCGAAAATGCTAAAACTAACAATATGCCAAACGTCTCCGTGTAGATTTGCATGCGTAACTAAAAGTACCAAAGCAACAATGCTTAAAATAAAACCGACAGCATGAGAAATGATGTTGATTTTTTCTTCTATAGGCGAGTAGTATTTTATTTCTTCTATATCCTTTATTTAATCAATGTCTTTTGTATATGCTTTTCGACATGCTAAAGAAATATATTCCTACATAATTTATGGTTTTAAGCTCATATAGATAATGTCTGTATCTGGTAGTTCTTTTGAAAAAGCAATTACTGGTTTTATTTGGTTCCGGCGGGCGTACCTTGACCCGGATGAGCGGTCAACCAACATTCTTAACACTCGAACACTTTAAGACCCAAACACTAAAATGAGACCCAAACCCTAAGTTGAAATATATTTTCTTATTTCATCACTGGTCATGATGTCGTCTGCGGAGAAAGAATCGTAAGGACCGTAATCCAGAAGCTGCTGTGCAACGTTTCTCATTGTCGTCAAGCTTGCTCTGATCAAGCCCGGCCCGAGACTGAGCCGGCTGATGCCAATCGCTGCCAGTTCTTTCATGGAAGCAGCTAATTTGGAAGCGTAAACGTTGATGGGTGCCTCAGTTTCCTCTCGAATTCTCTTTAAGGTTTCGACATCGCCGGGGCCAATCGGATAGAGGCAGTCGGCGCCAGCGTCTAAGTAGGCTTTACCTCGAGAGATGGTTTCCGCTATTTTTTCGGAACGTGAGATATCCGCGCTGCGCATGAAGACATCAATTCGGGCGTTTATCACCAGCGGAATACCTTCTTTATCCGCCATATTCCGGATTGCCTGAATGCGCTCACACTGAAAATCAATTGGCTGCAGAGGACCCCCTTCGAACGAGCTGTCCTCAAAGTTAATTCCGACCGCCCCGGCATGCATCACCTGCCGGATATTTTCAGCGATTTCCTGAGGATGCTCGGCATACCCCCGTTCGATGTCGGCGGTCATGGGCACGGCAACGCTTGATGCGATTCGTTCAATCACATCGAGCATTGCATCAAATTTTATTTTCTGGCCGTCGTCATAACCGAGAGAATAAGCCACTGCCGCGCTGGCGGTAGCTACTGCCGGGTAACCTAAACCTTCCAACAGACGCGCGCCAAGCGGATCCCAGA
Protein-coding sequences here:
- a CDS encoding isocitrate lyase/phosphoenolpyruvate mutase family protein is translated as MDKTTQIQKAEKFLALHHEPKLLVLPNIWDPLGARLLEGLGYPAVATASAAVAYSLGYDDGQKIKFDAMLDVIERIASSVAVPMTADIERGYAEHPQEIAENIRQVMHAGAVGINFEDSSFEGGPLQPIDFQCERIQAIRNMADKEGIPLVINARIDVFMRSADISRSEKIAETISRGKAYLDAGADCLYPIGPGDVETLKRIREETEAPINVYASKLAASMKELAAIGISRLSLGPGLIRASLTTMRNVAQQLLDYGPYDSFSADDIMTSDEIRKYIST
- a CDS encoding hemolysin III family protein, which produces MEEKINIISHAVGFILSIVALVLLVTHANLHGDVWHIVSFSIFGASLIILYAASTFYHNAKKPELRNRLKIIDHAAIYVLIAGSYTPFTLVTLQGTIGWVIFGTSWGLALTGIILKLFFTGKYNLISTLMYVFMGWVIVFAIKPLINNLPLEGLFWLFAGGMAYTIGAILYSIKKIKLNHAIFHLFVLMGSFSHFVSVFFYVLPR